A single window of Triplophysa rosa linkage group LG20, Trosa_1v2, whole genome shotgun sequence DNA harbors:
- the LOC130571056 gene encoding metalloproteinase inhibitor 3-like isoform X1, with the protein MMGVTLLGVVLIFLSVGLNIQTAESCRCAPRHPQHQFCTSEMVILADATGNRLSVKGQNNLFRYKIKIIKVLKGSNYAKRIQYIYTDPQTMCGITLDQGRYVLSVYRFKDGIRSMMCGLVKQWDLLSLTEQENFKQTYKMGCDCTISTCSGSPCCPQSKNECMWETNSPDSLEYACLRDSDGICSWYWPSSKVDEDAMCI; encoded by the exons ATGATGGGCGTCACACTGTTGGGTGTTGTGCTGATCTTCTTGTCTGTAGGGCTGAATATACAGACAGCAGAGAGCTGCCGCTGTGCCCCACGTCACCCTCAACATCAATTCTGCACTTCTGAAATGG TGATTTTAGCTGACGCAACCGGAAACAGACTGTCTGTTAAGGGTCAAAACAACTTATTTCGGtataaaatcaaaataatcaaG GTATTGAAAGGTTCTAACTATGCAAAGCGAATTCAATACATCTACACAGATCCACAAACAATGTGTGGCATCACACTGGATCAGGGGCGATACGTGCTTTCAG tataccGGTTTAAAGATGGGATCAGGTCGATGATGTGTGGCCTTGTGAAGCAATGGGATCTTCTCTCCTTAACGGAACAAGAAAACTTCAAACAAACATATAAGATGGGCTGTGACTGCACG ATCTCTACATGTTCTGGCAGTCCTTGTTGTCCCCAATCTAAGAACGAATGTATGTGGGAAACCAACTCTCCTGACTCTCTGGAGTACGCCTGTCTGAGGGACAGTGACGGCATCTGTAGCTGGTACTGGCCAAGTTCAAAAGTTGATGAAGATGCAATGTGCATCTAA
- the LOC130571056 gene encoding metalloproteinase inhibitor 3-like isoform X2 — MVILADATGNRLSVKGQNNLFRYKIKIIKVLKGSNYAKRIQYIYTDPQTMCGITLDQGRYVLSVYRFKDGIRSMMCGLVKQWDLLSLTEQENFKQTYKMGCDCTISTCSGSPCCPQSKNECMWETNSPDSLEYACLRDSDGICSWYWPSSKVDEDAMCI, encoded by the exons ATGG TGATTTTAGCTGACGCAACCGGAAACAGACTGTCTGTTAAGGGTCAAAACAACTTATTTCGGtataaaatcaaaataatcaaG GTATTGAAAGGTTCTAACTATGCAAAGCGAATTCAATACATCTACACAGATCCACAAACAATGTGTGGCATCACACTGGATCAGGGGCGATACGTGCTTTCAG tataccGGTTTAAAGATGGGATCAGGTCGATGATGTGTGGCCTTGTGAAGCAATGGGATCTTCTCTCCTTAACGGAACAAGAAAACTTCAAACAAACATATAAGATGGGCTGTGACTGCACG ATCTCTACATGTTCTGGCAGTCCTTGTTGTCCCCAATCTAAGAACGAATGTATGTGGGAAACCAACTCTCCTGACTCTCTGGAGTACGCCTGTCTGAGGGACAGTGACGGCATCTGTAGCTGGTACTGGCCAAGTTCAAAAGTTGATGAAGATGCAATGTGCATCTAA